The following proteins are co-located in the Heliorestis convoluta genome:
- the dnaJ gene encoding molecular chaperone DnaJ, whose product MSKRDYYEVLGISKDASESDIKKAYRKLLKQYHPDVHPNKEEAEVKIKEINEAYEVLSDPDKRARYDQFGHMGPGGGFEYGGMGSDMSGFGDIFDMFFGGGFGGNQRRGPQRGADLRFNLRISFEEAAFGLEKEVEIARMESCEICDGSGAEPGTTATTCPTCKGTGRVATVKKTFLGQVQTVSTCSTCRGEGKVISKPCKHCSGQGKVRKYRRIKVNVPGGVDTGNRIRVQNEGEAGTQGGPPGDLYVFIEVEPHPFFEREQDDVICQVPITIVQAALGDEVEVPTLDGKVIVKVPEGTQNGAIIRIRNKGIKRLRGTGRGDQKIQIKVSIPTNLSEKQKELLRNFGRTLNRDNMNTDKEKSFFEKVKDAFM is encoded by the coding sequence ATGAGCAAGCGTGACTACTATGAAGTCCTTGGTATATCGAAGGATGCATCAGAATCGGATATCAAAAAAGCTTATCGAAAATTACTAAAACAATATCACCCTGATGTACATCCGAATAAAGAAGAAGCAGAAGTGAAGATTAAAGAAATCAACGAAGCCTACGAAGTTCTTTCTGATCCAGACAAGAGAGCTCGATACGATCAATTTGGTCACATGGGGCCAGGCGGTGGCTTTGAGTACGGTGGCATGGGCTCCGATATGAGCGGTTTTGGAGATATCTTTGATATGTTCTTTGGAGGCGGATTTGGAGGGAACCAGCGTCGAGGTCCTCAAAGAGGCGCTGATTTGCGGTTCAATCTGCGAATTAGCTTTGAAGAAGCCGCCTTCGGTCTAGAAAAAGAAGTTGAAATCGCTCGTATGGAATCTTGTGAGATTTGTGATGGCAGTGGCGCTGAGCCAGGAACAACAGCAACAACCTGCCCCACCTGTAAAGGCACAGGTCGTGTCGCTACCGTCAAAAAGACCTTTTTAGGTCAAGTTCAAACTGTCAGTACTTGCTCCACTTGTCGTGGCGAAGGTAAAGTAATCAGTAAGCCCTGTAAACACTGCTCTGGCCAGGGCAAAGTTCGAAAATATAGACGAATCAAAGTAAATGTCCCAGGTGGTGTGGATACGGGCAATCGAATTCGAGTTCAGAACGAAGGAGAAGCAGGTACCCAGGGCGGGCCACCTGGAGATCTTTACGTTTTTATTGAAGTTGAACCCCATCCCTTTTTTGAGCGTGAGCAAGACGATGTAATTTGTCAGGTTCCAATTACCATCGTACAGGCAGCTCTCGGTGATGAAGTAGAAGTGCCCACCTTAGACGGAAAAGTTATCGTTAAAGTTCCTGAAGGCACACAAAATGGCGCTATCATTCGTATCCGTAACAAAGGTATTAAGCGTTTGCGAGGCACCGGACGAGGCGATCAAAAAATACAAATCAAAGTCTCGATCCCGACGAATCTTTCAGAGAAACAAAAAGAATTGTTGCGGAACTTTGGGCGTACTTTGAACAGAGATAATATGAATACAGATAAGGAAAAGTCTTTCTTTGAAAAAGTAAAAGACGCCTTTATGTGA